A genomic stretch from Anaerolinea thermophila UNI-1 includes:
- a CDS encoding PSP1 domain-containing protein produces the protein MLPVLVGVRFSKVGKIYHFDATLVPDVEIGDSVVVETARGLQIGTVAQIFPTPEEIPEGLKRVERKATPQDLLIRQEWQAKEAEVVSVCKARARELGLSGVKIVAAEYSFDGTKLAILFSTETDERVDLKSLRQDMQRQYAPAQVELRQIGPRDVAKLLGGMGACGLESRCCSQFLCEFSSISIRMAKEQGISLTPSEITGMCGRLRCCLIYEFQQYAEARARLPKRNKRVVTPDGEGKVVDVVPLKGAVIVELSDGVRREYPGEKISLVGEPLPATPVVETEVEEESEPEEPEEESQEIGWEEMLLGEKPEAEPSSQKTQSGQQQSSPVSNRRSGKFRRKPKRKPKQ, from the coding sequence ATGCTTCCGGTTCTGGTAGGGGTACGGTTTTCAAAAGTAGGAAAAATCTATCATTTTGATGCCACCCTGGTTCCTGATGTGGAAATTGGGGACTCGGTTGTCGTTGAAACAGCCAGAGGATTACAAATTGGCACAGTCGCACAAATTTTTCCCACACCTGAGGAGATCCCAGAGGGACTTAAGAGAGTTGAACGAAAGGCAACCCCCCAGGATTTGCTGATACGCCAGGAATGGCAGGCAAAAGAAGCCGAAGTTGTCTCAGTATGTAAGGCAAGAGCCCGTGAATTGGGGCTTTCGGGTGTAAAAATTGTTGCGGCGGAGTACAGTTTTGACGGCACAAAACTGGCGATTCTCTTCAGCACCGAAACCGATGAACGGGTTGACTTAAAATCTCTTCGCCAGGATATGCAAAGGCAGTACGCACCGGCTCAGGTAGAACTGCGCCAAATTGGTCCTCGGGATGTAGCCAAACTGCTGGGCGGCATGGGAGCCTGTGGGTTGGAGTCTCGTTGCTGCTCTCAGTTTTTGTGTGAATTCAGTTCTATTTCCATCCGCATGGCAAAGGAGCAGGGTATCTCTCTGACCCCTTCTGAAATCACGGGAATGTGCGGAAGGCTCCGGTGTTGTTTAATTTATGAGTTTCAGCAATATGCTGAGGCTCGCGCACGTCTTCCCAAGCGTAATAAAAGGGTGGTCACTCCGGATGGAGAAGGCAAGGTGGTGGATGTCGTGCCTCTCAAAGGTGCAGTCATTGTCGAACTGTCAGACGGTGTCCGACGGGAGTACCCCGGTGAAAAAATCTCGCTGGTAGGAGAGCCTTTACCTGCTACCCCCGTGGTTGAGACAGAGGTAGAGGAAGAATCTGAACCTGAAGAACCAGAGGAAGAAAGCCAGGAGATTGGCTGGGAAGAAATGCTTTTGGGGGAAAAACCTGAAGCGGAACCATCTTCTCAGAAAACTCAATCTGGTCAACAGCAGAGTTCCCCGGTATCCAATCGCCGGAGTGGTAAGTTCCGCAGGAAACCCAAAAGGAAACCGAAGCAATAA
- a CDS encoding Mrp/NBP35 family ATP-binding protein, with product MASAVTKEAVLQALSHVQEPELHKDLVTLGMVRDVEIEAGKVRFRIVLTTPACPLKSRIENEARSAVLSLSGVQEVEVILDAQVPSDGRNRGVLSLPVRNVVAVASGKGGVGKSTVAVNLAVSLAQSGARVGLLDADIYGPNIPTMMGVQRLPPQNGQKLIPAEAYGVQVMSIGFLVKPGQPLIWRGPMLHSAIRQFLADVAWNELDYMIVDLPPGTGDAQLSLAQSVPLSGGVIVTLPQRVSQEDAMRGLQMFRELNVPVLGVIENMSYLELPDGTRMDIFGTGGGEDLAQAAEVPFLGAIPIDPGVRVGGDQGVPVVISAPQSAPARALTAIAQKIAASLSVAALSAPGTLSINVIE from the coding sequence ATGGCTAGCGCAGTAACGAAAGAAGCAGTTTTACAGGCACTCAGTCATGTTCAGGAACCAGAATTGCATAAGGACCTGGTTACACTTGGTATGGTCCGGGATGTGGAAATTGAGGCTGGTAAGGTCCGTTTTAGAATTGTGTTGACTACTCCAGCCTGTCCTCTAAAATCACGCATTGAAAACGAAGCCAGAAGCGCAGTGTTATCGCTCTCCGGAGTCCAGGAGGTAGAGGTTATTCTGGATGCTCAGGTTCCCTCGGATGGACGAAACCGTGGTGTGCTTTCGTTGCCCGTTCGTAATGTTGTGGCTGTTGCTTCAGGAAAGGGCGGGGTGGGAAAGAGTACCGTCGCGGTGAACCTTGCCGTTAGCCTGGCGCAGTCTGGAGCGAGGGTGGGTTTGCTGGATGCTGACATTTACGGACCGAATATTCCGACCATGATGGGAGTTCAACGCCTGCCCCCCCAAAATGGTCAAAAATTGATCCCTGCCGAGGCTTATGGAGTCCAGGTGATGTCCATTGGGTTCTTGGTGAAGCCTGGACAGCCCTTGATCTGGCGAGGTCCAATGCTTCATTCCGCTATTCGACAATTTTTGGCAGATGTGGCTTGGAATGAGTTAGATTACATGATTGTGGATCTTCCCCCGGGTACAGGAGATGCGCAACTGAGCCTTGCACAATCCGTTCCTTTGAGCGGTGGTGTCATTGTGACTTTACCCCAGCGGGTTTCTCAAGAAGACGCCATGCGAGGGTTGCAAATGTTCCGGGAATTAAACGTGCCTGTCTTGGGGGTAATTGAAAACATGAGTTACCTGGAACTTCCCGATGGTACCAGAATGGATATCTTTGGTACAGGTGGGGGTGAAGACCTGGCTCAAGCCGCAGAAGTGCCCTTTTTAGGGGCTATCCCAATTGATCCAGGCGTTCGGGTAGGCGGAGATCAGGGAGTCCCGGTAGTCATCTCGGCACCACAATCTGCGCCGGCTCGTGCATTGACTGCAATTGCCCAAAAAATTGCTGCCAGTCTGAGTGTGGCGGCTTTATCCGCACCCGGAACTCTTTCTATCAATGTGATTGAATGA
- a CDS encoding 4Fe-4S binding protein yields the protein MNGLGIIRGLWVTFKHFILTYIEDIRAGKKRYYTQEGILARTRSDVRGAFTIQYPEEKYPVPEEFRYIPFLVYEEGENREKNYRCTSCGICAKVCPPQCIWIVRTTDPNTGKPIPAPAEFYIDVDICMNCGLCAEYCPFDAIKMDHDYEIASYNRFADHIFNKERLGKPLSYYAQIRPQNFAREEAARKAELEAKAARKPAAT from the coding sequence ATGAACGGATTGGGGATCATTCGAGGGCTTTGGGTAACTTTTAAGCATTTCATCCTCACCTACATTGAGGATATTCGGGCTGGAAAAAAGCGTTACTATACTCAGGAAGGTATTCTGGCGCGCACCCGAAGCGATGTGCGTGGGGCGTTTACCATTCAGTATCCGGAAGAAAAATATCCTGTTCCTGAAGAGTTTCGGTATATTCCCTTCCTTGTTTACGAGGAAGGAGAAAACAGGGAAAAGAATTATCGTTGCACCTCCTGTGGTATTTGCGCTAAAGTTTGTCCTCCTCAATGTATCTGGATTGTACGTACTACTGATCCCAACACGGGAAAGCCTATCCCTGCCCCTGCTGAGTTCTATATTGATGTGGATATCTGCATGAATTGTGGCTTGTGTGCGGAGTACTGTCCATTTGACGCCATCAAAATGGACCATGATTATGAAATTGCCTCCTACAACCGGTTTGCTGACCATATTTTCAACAAAGAAAGATTGGGTAAACCTCTGAGTTACTACGCACAGATTCGTCCGCAAAACTTCGCTCGTGAGGAAGCCGCTCGAAAAGCAGAATTGGAAGCAAAAGCGGCTCGAAAACCCGCCGCGACGTGA
- a CDS encoding NADH-quinone oxidoreductase subunit D: MIVNLGPQHPSTHGVFRMVVVLDGETIVDLKPVFGYLHRNHEKIGERCTWLQIMPFTDRLDYISSMSNNFGYALAVERLMGIKPPERAEYIRVMMAELTRIVSHLVSIGFLLNDLGAYFTPVLYALEERELILDIFEAVSGSRMMCNYFRFGGVARDLPEGVLEKVKDLVFERLPRKIDELDRYLTRNEIVRVRTEGVGVLTAEQAIALSATGPVLRASGVPYDIRRADPYSIYDRFEFDVAVRYHGDVYDRYLLRLDEIRQSIRILKQVLKDLPEGPVQVGKPQWQVRVPAGESYGRVEGPKGELGYYIVSNGKPNPWRYHVRAPSFINLTSLAQMARGGKVADVVVILGSIDIVLGEVDR, translated from the coding sequence ATGATTGTGAATCTGGGTCCACAACATCCCTCCACGCATGGGGTGTTTCGCATGGTGGTTGTGTTAGATGGGGAAACAATTGTGGACCTGAAGCCTGTGTTTGGATACCTCCATCGTAACCACGAAAAAATTGGCGAGCGCTGTACATGGTTGCAGATTATGCCATTTACCGATCGCCTGGATTACATTTCCTCGATGAGCAATAACTTCGGGTACGCTCTGGCGGTCGAGCGGCTGATGGGGATTAAGCCACCAGAACGGGCAGAATACATTCGTGTCATGATGGCTGAGTTAACCAGAATTGTAAGTCATCTGGTTTCAATTGGTTTCCTTTTGAATGATTTAGGGGCTTATTTCACACCGGTTTTGTATGCTCTGGAAGAACGCGAACTGATTCTGGATATTTTTGAAGCCGTTTCCGGCTCCCGGATGATGTGCAACTACTTCCGATTTGGAGGGGTAGCACGCGACCTCCCTGAGGGCGTACTGGAGAAGGTGAAAGACTTGGTCTTTGAGCGCCTTCCCCGAAAAATTGATGAACTGGATCGTTACCTAACTCGCAACGAAATTGTGCGGGTTCGCACGGAGGGTGTTGGGGTCTTGACTGCCGAACAAGCCATTGCACTATCTGCAACCGGTCCGGTACTCCGTGCGTCTGGTGTCCCTTATGACATTCGCCGGGCAGATCCTTATAGCATTTACGATCGTTTTGAGTTTGATGTGGCTGTTCGTTATCACGGCGACGTGTATGATCGGTATCTTCTTCGTCTGGATGAGATTCGTCAGAGTATTCGCATTCTCAAACAGGTCTTGAAAGATCTTCCTGAGGGTCCTGTGCAGGTGGGTAAGCCTCAATGGCAGGTGCGTGTGCCAGCGGGTGAGTCCTACGGCAGAGTGGAAGGTCCAAAAGGGGAATTGGGCTACTATATTGTCTCGAACGGAAAACCCAATCCGTGGCGTTACCATGTTCGAGCACCCTCTTTCATCAATCTGACCAGTCTGGCACAAATGGCGCGTGGTGGCAAAGTTGCCGATGTTGTGGTCATTTTGGGCTCAATTGATATCGTGCTGGGAGAAGTGGATCGCTAG
- a CDS encoding NADH-quinone oxidoreductase subunit B, whose amino-acid sequence MPNEELHSPGYEIPPEMQNQVTVTTLDRIYNWSRKNSLWPMMFGLACCAIEMIATAASRFDFSRFGMEVMRPSPRQADVMIVSGTVTKKMVPQIVRLYNQMPEPKYVVAMGACASGGGPFKEGYNVVSGIDKFIPVDVYIPGCPPTPQALLNGLIMLQKKVERESLRTVRWYSREPAKPIPVPVLGPDLMDPRRYEEIRSYTLSKLSLQTAEEQTEA is encoded by the coding sequence ATGCCAAACGAAGAACTTCACTCCCCCGGTTATGAAATTCCCCCAGAAATGCAAAACCAGGTCACGGTGACCACCCTGGACCGTATATATAACTGGAGCCGCAAGAATTCTCTGTGGCCTATGATGTTCGGTTTGGCCTGTTGTGCCATTGAGATGATTGCTACAGCAGCCAGCCGATTTGATTTCTCTCGTTTCGGGATGGAAGTAATGCGTCCCAGTCCGCGTCAAGCAGATGTGATGATTGTCTCTGGTACGGTAACCAAGAAGATGGTGCCGCAAATTGTGCGCTTGTACAATCAGATGCCTGAACCGAAGTACGTAGTTGCCATGGGGGCGTGTGCTTCCGGTGGGGGACCTTTCAAAGAAGGTTACAATGTGGTGTCCGGAATCGATAAATTTATTCCGGTAGATGTGTATATTCCCGGGTGTCCGCCTACTCCCCAAGCCCTGCTCAATGGGCTGATTATGTTGCAGAAGAAGGTAGAACGAGAGTCCTTGCGTACCGTACGCTGGTATTCTCGAGAACCTGCCAAACCTATTCCTGTGCCTGTTTTGGGCCCGGATTTGATGGATCCTCGGCGTTATGAGGAAATCCGCTCCTACACGCTGAGCAAACTGAGCCTGCAAACGGCTGAAGAGCAAACGGAGGCGTAA
- the hpt gene encoding hypoxanthine phosphoribosyltransferase → MERDFWLDDVQEVLFTEEQIHERVKELARQISQDYQEKTPIIVGVLKGVMCFLPDLIRKMSIPVEVDFIAVSSYSTETRDKGVVRVVKDLDLPLMDRHVLFVEDVVDTGLTLHYLLRNLRARNPASLEVCTLLNKNPRRLINIPIRYVGFEVPDYFVVGYGLDYNERYRNLPYIGILKPSVLFGKD, encoded by the coding sequence ATGGAAAGAGATTTCTGGTTGGATGATGTACAAGAAGTGCTTTTCACCGAGGAACAAATTCACGAGCGTGTGAAAGAATTAGCCCGCCAAATCTCGCAGGACTATCAGGAGAAAACACCCATAATCGTTGGCGTGCTCAAGGGGGTAATGTGCTTTCTGCCGGATCTTATTCGCAAAATGAGTATTCCTGTCGAAGTGGATTTCATCGCAGTATCCAGTTATTCCACAGAAACACGAGACAAAGGAGTGGTTCGAGTAGTCAAAGATTTGGATTTACCCCTTATGGATCGGCATGTTTTGTTTGTAGAAGATGTGGTGGATACCGGGCTGACTTTGCATTATCTGCTCAGAAACCTGAGAGCGCGTAATCCTGCCAGTTTGGAAGTGTGCACCCTCTTAAACAAAAATCCCCGACGTTTAATCAATATCCCGATTCGCTACGTGGGGTTTGAAGTTCCGGACTATTTTGTTGTGGGTTATGGATTGGATTACAACGAGCGCTACCGCAATTTGCCTTATATTGGCATTCTGAAGCCTTCCGTTTTGTTTGGAAAAGATTAA
- a CDS encoding AAA family ATPase, producing the protein MNAITISRQMGAWGRKVAEATAELLGYRLVWREVINQAALRAGVPEVALATIDELGIMGIKPREEDLQAYHRAVRQIMEELVEEGRVVIIGRAGQCILAGNPHVLHVRVMAPTDVRISRVADEQKIPFEQARSLVERSDRSRMEYLRRFYHANIDDPTLYDMVLNTSRISVRCAALLIEALIKNHENHENHEVD; encoded by the coding sequence ATGAATGCAATCACTATTTCTAGACAAATGGGGGCGTGGGGCAGGAAAGTGGCTGAAGCCACTGCTGAATTGTTAGGCTACAGGCTGGTTTGGAGAGAGGTGATTAATCAAGCGGCTTTACGAGCGGGGGTGCCAGAAGTGGCTCTTGCCACTATTGATGAACTCGGGATCATGGGCATTAAACCCCGAGAAGAAGATCTTCAGGCGTACCATCGTGCTGTTCGTCAAATCATGGAAGAATTGGTTGAAGAGGGGCGTGTGGTGATCATTGGCAGGGCAGGTCAATGTATTTTAGCGGGAAATCCTCATGTCCTGCATGTGAGAGTTATGGCTCCTACAGATGTGAGAATAAGTCGTGTGGCTGATGAGCAAAAAATTCCCTTTGAGCAAGCTAGAAGTCTGGTCGAACGAAGTGATCGTTCCAGAATGGAATACTTAAGACGTTTTTACCATGCAAATATTGACGACCCGACCTTGTACGATATGGTGTTGAACACTTCTCGTATTAGCGTTAGATGCGCTGCGCTGTTGATCGAAGCCTTGATTAAGAATCATGAGAATCATGAGAATCATGAGGTTGATTGA